From a single Pseudorasbora parva isolate DD20220531a chromosome 15, ASM2467924v1, whole genome shotgun sequence genomic region:
- the cited2 gene encoding cbp/p300-interacting transactivator 2, translating to MVDRMMAMNHGRFPDAVNGHQHSARRMGMGQFSNALPQQQHYNVIMGDHMHYAGGNVNANHGIRHSMPSGNNINGGIPNGNLPARFNSQFVGQGQQLAASMQLQKLNTPYYSHHTHPSHHHHYMHELHPASHQLNGTGQQFRDSNAKQNTSGVPLPGHHMPAAMLPPNVIDTDFIDEEVLMSLVIEMGLDRIKELPELWLGQNEFDFMTDFVCKQQPSRVSC from the coding sequence ATGGTAGACCGAATGATGGCAATGAATCATGGACGGTTCCCAGATGCTGTGAATGGGCATCAGCACTCCGCGCGCAGGATGGGAATGGGACAGTTTTCCAACGCGCTTCCACAGCAACAACATTACAACGTTATCATGGGGGATCACATGCATTACGCGGGAGGGAATGTAAACGCAAACCACGGGATCCGGCATTCAATGCCCTCTGGGAATAATATAAACGGAGGGATCCCCAATGGCAACTTGCCTGCCCGCTTTAACTCCCAGTTTGTCGGACAAGGGCAGCAGCTCGCTGCCAGCATGCAGTTGCAGAAGCTCAACACGCCTTACTACAGTCACCACACGCATCCTTCCCATCATCACCATTACATGCACGAACTGCACCCCGCAAGCCACCAGTTAAACGGGACAGGACAGCAGTTCCGAGACAGTAACGCTAAGCAGAACACGTCTGGGGTTCCTCTGCCTGGCCACCACATGCCTGCAGCAATGCTGCCCCCCAACGTTATCGACACGGATTTTATTGACGAGGAGGTCTTGATGTCACTGGTGATAGAAATGGGCTTGGACCGAATAAAGGAGCTGCCAGAGCTTTGGTTGGGACAGAATGAGTTCGATTTCATGACAGACTTTGTTTGTAAGCAACAGCCCAGCCGAGTGAGCTGTTAA